A window of the Teredinibacter franksiae genome harbors these coding sequences:
- a CDS encoding KpsF/GutQ family sugar-phosphate isomerase — protein sequence MTDFDFVQSARRTIQMEQDAVALLKGRIGQSFTECCKLLLNVSGRVVVSGMGKSGHIARKIAATLASTGTPALFVHPGEASHGDLGMITRDDVFIAISSSGSSPELITLLPLIKRMGIPLVAMTGSHSSQLADAADVTLDISIETEACPLDLAPTSSTTVTLVMGDALAVALLEARGFTAEDFAFSHPGGALGKKLLLHVSDVMHRDNQLPCVYAGTGLIEALSEMSKKGFGITTVVNTENQLLGVFTDGDLRRCLDNNIDIKASTIEQVMSANPRTVEPNALAAEAFNIMETHKITALVVAQNNQPIGILHMHDMLQAGLL from the coding sequence ATGACTGATTTCGATTTCGTTCAATCGGCACGTCGCACCATCCAAATGGAGCAAGATGCCGTTGCCCTTTTAAAAGGTCGGATCGGCCAAAGTTTCACCGAGTGCTGTAAACTTTTACTCAACGTTAGCGGCCGAGTTGTTGTCTCTGGCATGGGTAAATCGGGCCATATCGCCCGAAAAATCGCAGCAACGCTGGCCAGCACAGGAACCCCTGCCCTGTTTGTGCACCCTGGTGAAGCTAGTCATGGTGACTTAGGCATGATTACCCGCGACGATGTGTTTATCGCCATATCCAGCTCAGGCTCTTCACCAGAGCTCATTACGCTACTGCCACTCATCAAACGCATGGGCATTCCGCTGGTAGCGATGACCGGTAGTCACTCGAGCCAGCTTGCCGATGCCGCCGATGTCACCCTCGATATCAGTATCGAAACAGAAGCCTGCCCGCTGGACCTAGCGCCAACATCGAGCACCACCGTCACCCTGGTTATGGGCGACGCCCTAGCGGTGGCCCTACTCGAAGCGCGCGGCTTTACCGCCGAGGATTTTGCCTTCTCCCACCCCGGCGGGGCATTGGGCAAAAAATTACTGCTGCACGTAAGCGATGTGATGCACCGCGACAACCAGCTACCTTGCGTATACGCGGGTACCGGTTTGATCGAAGCGCTATCGGAAATGAGTAAAAAGGGGTTTGGCATCACCACCGTTGTGAATACAGAAAACCAACTTCTAGGCGTATTCACCGACGGCGACCTTCGCCGCTGCCTGGATAACAATATCGATATAAAAGCCTCCACCATCGAACAAGTCATGAGCGCCAACCCACGCACAGTAGAACCCAACGCGTTGGCCGCAGAGGCTTTTAACATTATGGAAACCCATAAAATTACCGCGCTGGTAGTAGCCCAAAACAACCAACCCATCGGCATCCTGCATATGCACGACATGCTGCAGGCAGGACTGTTATGA
- a CDS encoding calcium/sodium antiporter, whose amino-acid sequence MLDSLHPLVLVIAAILIGLAGLVWSADRFVAGAASLAKSFGVAPLIIGLTIVSFGTSAPEIMVAISASLKGTGALGVGNAIGSNIANIGLVLGVTTLVAAIPVQNHILRHEIPVLLGVTLVSGYFLLDATLTFTEGLILAGCLVPAILYLVKVKQRELSVTEIAEEEEIQEMPRSRAILWFVIGLSLLMVSSELLVWGSKSAAEMAGVSPLIIGLTVVAVGTSLPELAASMMSAVRGHHDIALGNIVGSNMFNLMAVMSVPGIIATTAMEPQVFSRDYLAMLGLTVLLALLVAKTLWLNRTTGNAKLGAVTGIILLCSYVAYYALLFTTP is encoded by the coding sequence ATGCTGGACTCCCTCCACCCGCTCGTATTGGTTATTGCCGCAATTCTGATTGGGCTAGCTGGCCTAGTATGGAGTGCGGACCGCTTCGTGGCGGGTGCAGCCTCACTGGCAAAATCCTTTGGTGTCGCCCCTTTAATTATTGGCCTCACCATCGTATCTTTTGGGACCTCGGCTCCAGAGATTATGGTAGCGATCAGCGCTTCCCTTAAAGGCACCGGTGCCTTAGGCGTTGGCAACGCCATCGGTTCTAACATCGCCAATATAGGTCTTGTGCTCGGCGTTACAACACTGGTGGCCGCTATTCCGGTGCAAAATCACATTTTGCGGCACGAAATACCCGTCCTTTTAGGTGTTACGCTTGTTTCTGGCTACTTCCTGCTCGACGCCACACTCACCTTCACGGAAGGTCTTATCCTAGCGGGCTGCCTAGTGCCCGCCATTCTATACCTTGTTAAGGTTAAACAGCGTGAACTTTCGGTAACAGAAATCGCTGAAGAAGAGGAAATTCAAGAGATGCCGCGTAGCCGCGCCATTCTATGGTTTGTTATTGGCCTATCACTGCTAATGGTTTCATCAGAGCTTTTAGTCTGGGGTTCAAAGTCTGCCGCCGAGATGGCCGGCGTAAGCCCATTAATCATCGGCCTCACCGTTGTCGCCGTTGGCACCAGCCTTCCGGAGCTTGCCGCATCCATGATGAGCGCAGTGCGCGGCCATCACGACATTGCCTTGGGCAATATCGTTGGCTCCAATATGTTTAACCTCATGGCCGTAATGTCAGTACCCGGTATTATCGCGACCACCGCCATGGAGCCTCAAGTGTTCAGCCGTGATTACCTCGCAATGCTAGGCCTTACGGTATTATTGGCACTGCTAGTCGCGAAAACACTGTGGCTCAATAGAACAACCGGCAATGCAAAGCTGGGCGCCGTTACCGGTATTATTCTGTTGTGCAGCTATGTCGCATACTACGCTCTACTCTTTACCACCCCTTAG
- a CDS encoding MlaC/ttg2D family ABC transporter substrate-binding protein, translating to MSLRSVCSPLGAWVFCAGFLFAVGSFAADVEPETSAPGEVVESLTAQLLDLARKGQQQLKDDPESFYADIETVLEPMVSFEFIAKNVMGEVYWGQATTPQREAFLIVFKRSLVETYVKGMSQNLDYDLKLVDDESKVLKTKASIVQKIVGPDSSNLVVYTLGQGKSGNWKVLNVVLDGVNLGKTFRSQFAQGVKENKGDIDATIAGWSGKS from the coding sequence GTGAGTTTGCGTTCTGTTTGCTCCCCACTGGGTGCATGGGTTTTTTGCGCTGGTTTTTTGTTTGCTGTTGGGTCATTCGCGGCTGACGTTGAGCCCGAGACGTCTGCACCAGGCGAAGTTGTTGAATCACTTACCGCGCAATTGCTGGATTTGGCTCGCAAGGGTCAGCAACAGTTGAAGGATGACCCCGAAAGCTTTTATGCCGACATTGAAACAGTGTTGGAACCCATGGTGAGTTTCGAGTTTATTGCTAAAAACGTTATGGGGGAGGTCTACTGGGGCCAGGCGACAACGCCGCAGCGTGAGGCATTTCTTATCGTGTTTAAGCGCAGCTTGGTTGAAACCTACGTAAAAGGTATGTCGCAAAACCTCGATTATGATCTTAAGTTAGTCGATGATGAAAGTAAGGTTTTGAAAACTAAAGCGAGTATTGTGCAAAAAATTGTTGGCCCAGACAGCTCCAATTTGGTGGTGTATACCTTGGGGCAAGGCAAGTCGGGCAATTGGAAGGTGCTCAATGTGGTGCTCGATGGGGTAAATTTGGGTAAAACATTTCGCAGTCAATTCGCCCAAGGTGTTAAGGAAAACAAGGGTGATATCGACGCGACAATCGCCGGTTGGTCGGGTAAGAGCTAA
- a CDS encoding BolA family protein, whose translation MQPEELKAILESSIDGASVEQISSDGRHVSVIIVSPAFENLNRVKRHQLVYSVPALESAIASDRLHALQMKTYSPAEWAEQNA comes from the coding sequence ATGCAGCCAGAAGAACTAAAAGCCATTCTCGAATCCTCTATTGACGGTGCTAGCGTCGAGCAAATTTCCAGCGATGGCCGTCACGTAAGTGTCATTATTGTTAGCCCGGCCTTTGAAAACCTCAATCGAGTAAAGCGTCACCAGCTGGTTTATTCCGTACCTGCGCTGGAATCGGCAATCGCCAGTGACCGCTTGCACGCACTGCAAATGAAAACCTATTCACCTGCCGAATGGGCAGAGCAGAACGCTTAA
- the murA gene encoding UDP-N-acetylglucosamine 1-carboxyvinyltransferase, with protein sequence MDKLIIKGGARISGEIRISGSKNSGLPILAATLLASSPMNLGNLPHLNDITTMLALLRCMGVGITINEKMCVEVDPTTLTDYEAPYELVKTMRASILVLGPTLAKFGRADVSFPGGCAIGSRPVDIHLRGLEAMGAEIEVDGGYIRAKAPNGLKGAHFVMEKVSVGATENLVMAAALADGVTILENAAREPEVVDLAECLVAMGAKISGIGSNRLEIEGVKELQGCTYTVMPDRIETGTYLVAAAATGGSIKLRDTRADILTAVIQKLEEAGADVEVGDGTISLDMHGKRPKAVSLRTAPYPAFPTDMQAQFTAMNAVAEGTSTVTETIFENRLIQVHELNRMGANITLEGNTAVITGVEQLKAAPVMASDLRASASLVIAAMTAEGETVVDRIYHIDRGYECIEEKLQQLGVDIRRVPG encoded by the coding sequence ATGGATAAACTGATTATTAAAGGCGGAGCGCGCATCTCGGGTGAGATTCGCATTTCCGGCTCCAAAAACTCGGGTCTGCCTATATTGGCCGCGACCTTATTGGCCAGTAGCCCGATGAATCTCGGTAACCTGCCGCACTTGAACGATATCACCACCATGCTGGCTTTATTGCGCTGCATGGGTGTGGGTATAACCATTAACGAAAAAATGTGTGTGGAAGTGGACCCCACCACGCTGACTGATTACGAGGCGCCATATGAGCTGGTGAAAACCATGCGCGCTTCGATTTTGGTGCTTGGCCCAACGCTGGCGAAATTCGGCCGTGCCGATGTTTCTTTTCCCGGTGGCTGTGCCATTGGCAGCCGTCCTGTGGATATTCATCTGCGCGGCCTGGAAGCCATGGGAGCCGAGATAGAGGTGGATGGTGGGTACATTCGTGCAAAAGCACCTAACGGCTTGAAAGGTGCTCATTTTGTGATGGAGAAAGTTTCCGTTGGTGCGACCGAGAACTTAGTCATGGCTGCAGCGCTTGCCGACGGCGTTACTATACTGGAAAACGCTGCGCGAGAACCCGAAGTGGTTGATTTGGCGGAATGTTTGGTTGCTATGGGTGCAAAAATTTCGGGTATTGGTTCAAATCGTTTGGAAATCGAAGGTGTAAAAGAGCTACAGGGGTGTACTTATACGGTCATGCCTGACCGCATAGAAACCGGTACATACTTGGTTGCCGCCGCCGCGACGGGCGGTTCGATAAAGTTACGCGATACTCGCGCCGATATTCTTACGGCCGTAATACAAAAGCTCGAAGAGGCGGGTGCCGATGTCGAGGTTGGTGACGGCACGATTTCGCTGGATATGCACGGCAAGCGCCCGAAGGCGGTGAGTTTACGCACGGCGCCGTACCCTGCATTCCCTACCGATATGCAGGCGCAGTTCACCGCCATGAATGCCGTTGCAGAGGGAACGTCTACGGTTACCGAAACCATTTTTGAGAATCGTTTGATTCAGGTCCATGAGTTGAATCGTATGGGTGCCAACATCACGCTCGAAGGCAACACGGCGGTTATTACCGGCGTGGAGCAACTGAAAGCGGCACCGGTTATGGCATCGGATTTACGCGCATCGGCAAGCCTCGTTATTGCCGCGATGACGGCGGAAGGTGAAACGGTGGTAGATCGTATTTACCATATCGATCGCGGTTACGAGTGTATCGAAGAAAAATTACAGCAACTGGGCGTCGATATTCGCCGGGTTCCGGGCTAG
- the hisG gene encoding ATP phosphoribosyltransferase, with protein sequence MSQLTIALTKGRILEETLPLFAAAGIEPLEDISKSRKLTFETTSQNVRLLILRGIDVPTYVEFGAADVGVSGKDTLIEHNSKSYYEPLDLHIAKCKLMTAGIKGQSLKSGRIRVATKYVNVAKRYYAEQGRQADIIKLYGAMELAPIMNLCDEIVDIVDTGNTLRANGLEARDDICDISSRLIVNKASMKMKHKQIEALIDAVSAAVNERLAA encoded by the coding sequence ATGTCTCAATTAACAATTGCGTTAACAAAAGGTCGAATTCTGGAAGAAACCCTGCCGCTTTTTGCGGCGGCAGGTATTGAGCCGCTCGAGGATATTAGTAAAAGCCGAAAGCTGACTTTTGAAACAACCTCGCAAAATGTGCGATTGCTTATTTTACGCGGAATCGATGTACCTACCTACGTGGAGTTCGGTGCGGCTGATGTTGGCGTCTCGGGCAAGGACACGCTTATTGAACACAATAGTAAAAGTTATTATGAGCCATTAGATTTACACATTGCCAAATGTAAATTAATGACCGCGGGAATTAAAGGGCAAAGCTTAAAGTCGGGCCGAATTCGGGTGGCAACCAAGTACGTTAATGTAGCCAAACGCTATTATGCGGAGCAGGGCCGTCAGGCCGATATTATTAAACTCTATGGGGCGATGGAGCTGGCACCGATAATGAATTTGTGTGATGAAATTGTCGATATCGTTGATACCGGCAATACACTGCGTGCAAATGGTTTGGAGGCTCGTGACGATATCTGCGATATCAGTTCTCGCCTGATTGTGAATAAAGCTTCGATGAAAATGAAGCACAAACAAATTGAAGCGTTGATCGATGCGGTCAGCGCTGCTGTTAATGAACGGTTAGCCGCTTAA
- the hisD gene encoding histidinol dehydrogenase translates to MLINRLNSSDAGFGETLRKLLHWEDSLNSDVNTVVSDVLARIRRDGDAALVEFTNKFDHRNVKSASELIVESPRLKSALARIPKAQANALWQAAERIEKYHLHQKQDSWTYTEADGTVLGQKVTPLDRVGLYAPGGKAAYPSSILMASIPAKVAGVPEVVLVTPTPNGVCNDIVLAAAAVAGVSRVATIGGAQAVGALAYGTATIPKVDKIVGPGNIYVATAKRQVFGVVDIDMIAGPSEILIICDGKTDPDWVAMDLFSQAEHDENAQAILISPNANYLDLVYQSIEKLLPTLERAEMAGISLKTRGALIAVKDMKDAIDLANYIAPEHLELSVENPGELVGGIRHAGAIFMGRHTSESLGDYCAGPNHVLPTSGTARFSSPLGVYDYVKRSSIIHCSPAGASELGKLASVLARGESLEAHARSAEYRIKK, encoded by the coding sequence ATGTTGATAAACCGATTAAATTCCAGCGATGCAGGGTTTGGTGAAACGCTGCGCAAGTTGTTGCACTGGGAAGATTCCCTTAATAGCGATGTGAACACTGTTGTTAGTGATGTGCTGGCGCGTATTCGCCGTGATGGTGATGCCGCTCTGGTTGAATTTACCAACAAATTTGACCATCGCAATGTTAAGTCTGCTTCAGAACTTATTGTTGAAAGCCCACGACTGAAAAGTGCGCTCGCGCGTATTCCAAAAGCTCAGGCCAATGCCTTGTGGCAGGCAGCTGAACGTATTGAAAAATATCATTTACACCAGAAGCAGGATTCCTGGACCTATACCGAAGCCGACGGCACTGTATTAGGACAGAAAGTCACACCCTTAGACCGTGTTGGTTTGTACGCGCCGGGTGGAAAAGCGGCTTACCCTTCTTCAATATTAATGGCCTCCATCCCTGCGAAGGTGGCTGGCGTACCCGAAGTGGTGCTGGTTACGCCAACGCCCAACGGCGTGTGTAACGATATTGTGTTGGCTGCTGCGGCTGTTGCGGGGGTGTCTCGTGTGGCAACCATTGGTGGTGCCCAAGCCGTTGGTGCGCTGGCCTATGGTACTGCTACCATTCCCAAAGTGGATAAAATTGTCGGCCCCGGCAATATCTATGTCGCTACCGCTAAACGCCAGGTATTTGGTGTTGTGGATATTGATATGATTGCGGGCCCTTCGGAAATTCTTATTATCTGCGATGGAAAAACCGACCCGGATTGGGTAGCGATGGATTTATTCTCGCAGGCCGAGCACGACGAAAATGCCCAGGCGATTCTTATTAGCCCCAATGCGAATTACCTCGATCTTGTTTATCAAAGCATTGAGAAATTATTGCCTACACTTGAGCGTGCTGAAATGGCGGGTATCTCGCTGAAAACACGCGGTGCGTTAATTGCAGTAAAAGATATGAAAGACGCCATAGATCTTGCCAATTATATTGCGCCAGAACACCTGGAGCTTTCTGTAGAAAATCCAGGTGAATTGGTTGGCGGTATTCGCCATGCCGGGGCCATATTTATGGGGCGGCACACCTCGGAATCTTTGGGTGACTATTGCGCGGGGCCGAATCACGTTCTGCCTACTTCTGGAACCGCACGTTTTTCTTCGCCGCTGGGGGTTTATGACTATGTTAAGCGATCCTCCATCATTCATTGTTCGCCAGCAGGGGCTTCAGAATTGGGCAAGTTGGCCTCTGTTCTGGCTCGCGGCGAGTCGTTAGAGGCGCATGCGCGCTCGGCGGAATACCGCATAAAAAAGTAA
- a CDS encoding disulfide bond formation protein B gives MEKLADFFSTLGEKWQSWAAIIFICIGLEAGAVFFQEVLMYYPCELCIYTRVWMSAMVLVALLALAFRKKLWPMRFFVAVELCLAVGLAAVVWELLAIEYGLNTNGACNLVANFPSWARLDEWLPTLFLVQDSCGKTPLVLGPLSMADGLAGISVGFIAVLSLTLSYSFKRK, from the coding sequence GTGGAAAAACTGGCTGATTTTTTTTCAACTCTGGGCGAAAAATGGCAAAGCTGGGCTGCCATTATATTCATTTGTATAGGGCTTGAAGCGGGAGCTGTTTTTTTTCAAGAAGTGCTCATGTACTACCCTTGTGAGTTGTGTATTTATACCCGCGTATGGATGAGTGCCATGGTGCTTGTGGCGCTGCTGGCATTGGCTTTTAGGAAAAAGCTCTGGCCTATGCGCTTTTTTGTTGCGGTTGAGCTGTGCTTGGCCGTTGGCCTAGCCGCTGTCGTGTGGGAGTTGCTGGCGATTGAGTATGGTTTAAATACCAATGGCGCTTGTAATTTAGTGGCAAACTTTCCATCCTGGGCGCGGTTGGATGAATGGCTGCCTACGCTGTTCTTGGTACAGGATTCCTGTGGGAAAACACCTTTAGTGTTGGGGCCGCTATCGATGGCCGATGGTTTAGCGGGAATTTCGGTTGGGTTTATCGCGGTATTGTCGCTGACATTGAGTTACAGCTTCAAGCGTAAGTGA
- a CDS encoding DNA alkylation repair protein: MKAQAIQKWLRSLASPDIAEHSLRYFKTGKGEYGEGDMFLGIRMPVLRGQLKTFGDTPLLEIENLLHSKFHEERLFALLLLVLQMARVAEAEQKRIFDLYLANTQWINNWDLVDCSAPQVVGAYLDNKSRKCLYSLVASESLWERRIAVLACFHFIRNTDFDDFLNFAETLLKDKEDLIHKAVGWMLREVGKRDPSVELTFLDKHYRTMPRTMLRYAIEKFPEQLRKAFLNGER; this comes from the coding sequence ATGAAAGCTCAGGCTATTCAAAAGTGGCTGCGGTCTTTGGCTAGCCCCGACATTGCTGAACACTCTCTGCGATATTTTAAAACCGGCAAAGGTGAATATGGTGAGGGCGATATGTTCCTCGGGATTCGTATGCCGGTACTGCGCGGGCAGTTAAAGACTTTTGGCGATACCCCTCTTCTCGAAATAGAAAACCTTCTGCACTCTAAATTCCACGAAGAGCGTCTATTCGCGCTCTTGCTACTGGTTTTGCAAATGGCGCGTGTGGCGGAAGCTGAGCAAAAACGAATTTTTGATTTGTACTTGGCCAACACTCAATGGATCAACAATTGGGATCTGGTGGACTGCTCAGCACCTCAGGTGGTGGGCGCCTATCTCGACAATAAAAGTCGCAAATGCTTGTATTCACTCGTAGCATCGGAAAGCTTATGGGAGCGTAGAATTGCAGTGTTGGCGTGTTTTCATTTTATCCGCAATACCGATTTCGACGATTTTCTCAATTTTGCTGAAACCTTATTGAAGGACAAAGAAGACTTGATACACAAGGCCGTTGGCTGGATGTTGCGTGAAGTGGGCAAGCGAGACCCATCTGTGGAACTGACGTTTCTTGATAAGCATTACCGCACTATGCCGCGTACTATGCTGCGCTACGCCATCGAAAAATTTCCCGAACAATTGCGAAAAGCCTTTCTGAACGGCGAGCGTTGA